GGTCCCTCGAAGCTTCCCCTTCCCCGGCCGCCGACGAGATCGCCGCCGTTGAAGCTCCCTCCCCCTCGATGGctcggcgcggcggcggcggcgttgtCCTAGCCCTCGCCCTCCTCTGCGCCTCCCTTCTTCGCGCCTCCCACGGCTCCGTCCACGAGTACAATGGCGACCTGTTCGTGAGCAAGGGCAACGCCTTCTTCGTCCACGGCGGCAGCGAGGGCatctactcctcctcctcctcttctccgaCCTCCGGCCCCAATgagaccgccgccgccgtcccctCTAACGGCGAGTCCTACATCAAGTAACGCCGCCCTCCCCGAGTTCTCCCGCTCGTCCCGAGCTTCTTGTTCTTCGCGCATTTGCTGTGTGtttgtgcgtgcgtgcgtgggTGTGTCGGCCGCGTGTTGCTGTTCGGCTCTGGTTTTGCGGAGATCGGTAACGATTGTGAAATTGCGGCTTCGAGCATTGTTGCGTTAGCTGCGGATCTTAGTATTTCTTGGGGGAAAGTTTCGGTTTTGCGAGTTCGTTTGGTTAATCGCTgattcatttcttattttaatgcTTCGAGTGGAGGAACTAGTACTGGCTTTTTGCAATTGATGTTGATTATTAAGCACAGATCTGCCAGTCATCCGTGATCGGTAATGTCCTAAGAATGGCTCTCGAACTTCTGTGAGTAATGTTGAGCGCCACGTTGCTCTTCTTTTTGCCTCTAGTGGGAAGCTAAGGAAAAGGAAGACGCTGTTTTGGGAAGTTTCTGAAATAGTGCCTATTCGTTGAGTGTCGCCTTCTATAGTTTGACTGAATCTGAAATCTGCCGTGCGTTGACAAGTCTATTGCATGATGGGTGGTGTGGTGGGGTAACCTAAGCAACTTTCATCTTTACCTTTTTGAGCTTGTTGTTGAGTTAGAGGGGAAGTGGATCTAAGCAGAGCTGTTTGTACCCATGGATTTCTTACTTTCGAATTGATTTCCTGTTTAGTTGCACTGACACAATGTCTACTTGAACAGATTTGAAAAGATTAAGTTCCGGAGACCCAAGGAATATGCAAACTTTAGTTCTGAGTTTATACACGCCATTGTTTTTGAGGTGGAAGATAGAGAGACTATTGGGGGTTCGGCCTATGGTGGTCAAAGAGCGGTCTGCTGCACAGCTGATCTTGCTAAGCTGGGTGTCTGCAAGCAGGGTCTTATCATTCACCGCCCTTCTTTGAAAAACATTGACTGGCCACAAGTGTTTGGTGTCTCGTTTGGGATAGATGAAGAGGTTGTGACGATGCCTGCAAAGTCGATACCGATAACAGGAACTGGGATGTATAACTTGTATTTCATCCATTGCGATCCGGATCTCAAGGAGTTGACTGTTGAGGGGAAAACAATTTGGAAAAATCCTACTGGGTATCTGCCAGGTCGAATGGCACCTCTTATGAACTTCTACGGCTTCATGTCCTTTGCTTTTGTGATACTTGGAGTCTTTTGGTTCTCTCAGTATGCTAGATTCTGGAGAGAAGTTCTTCCGCTGCAAAACTGCATAACCCTTGTAATAACCTTGGGCATGTTTGAGATGGCGCTGTGGTATTTCGACTATGCTGAATTCAATGAGACTGGAATCAGGCCCATTGGAATCACCGTGTGGGCAGTTACTTTTGGGACTATCAAACGTACAGTTGCTCGTCTGATTATTCTGATGGTTGCGATGGGCTATGGTGTTGTTAGGCCTACTCTAGGTGGAATTTCCTCCAAAGTCATCATGCTAGGACTGACCTTCTTCCTGGCATCTGAAGTCCTTGAGTTGGTGGAAAATGCGGGTGCAGTCAGCGATCTTTCAGGGAAAGCAAGACTATTCTTGGTTCTTCCAGTGGGTCTCCTGGATGCTTTTTTCATCTTGTGGATATTTTCTTCCCTCTCTGCAACTTTGAGTAAGCTCCAGGTATTTGGTTCAGACTTCCAAGtttgtttcttctttgattgcaaattatattcattttcctCAAGTTTTGATGTGTAAGGTGATGCATCCTGCATTTCTCATGGTAAAGATACTCCATATGGAGAAGTAGAACATGAAGTTATTTGCATGCCCAATATAGTTTTACGAGGATTTTGTTCTTATGTGTTCCTAcgtaaaaatatgaaaataaatatgttGTTTATATTCTTCTGAAAgatcatcaccaccaccatgTTGAACTTGAACTTACTGAGTTGAAATGAATAGAAAACGTCAACTGTGATCCACTTCTGTGTCTGGTCAATTTTGACTGCTgcatccaatcaaaattagattGTCTgtttgattctcattaattgaCCCTCAATCCTTTCTCCTTGGCATTTGTGCTGGTAGGCTTGGTTTTAGAGATGCTGCATTGTCTAATGCCATGCTGATGACTCATACTGATGCATACGTTACTACCTCATTTAGTGATTTAAGTTGTGCTTGCTGATACAATGACAGGCTAGAAGGATGATGGTTAAACTGGACATCTACAGGAAGTTTACAAATGCTCTGGCAGTTGCTGTGATCGTATCTGTTGGTTGGTTATGTTACGAGGTAATAAATTAGATCAATCATGCATGAGTATGGATAGATCTACTTTTCCAATGACTGGATTAAGTAggttaataatttttcattggcatAGGAATTAACATCAACATTATCCATCATTGTAATATGTTTTGTTAAAATGCCTCCCTTTTACAAGTTTAAGCCTCTGGATAGATTGGCAAACAGAAGTGGGCACATAATTCGTGCATGATGTGACAATCAGAGGTCCTTTGGTCAAAGCTCTGGACCCTTGTATACCTCCCCAGTACTAATCAATTAACAGTTTCAAGTCTAGCCAAATCCTTGCCTATGTTTGAGGAAGAAAAGACTCTTTATGTATGAAATCACTCCTCAGGCTACAAGCATGAGCTTTTAGGTGGATTGGAAGTGGCCACGTGATATTAAGAAGTGTCAATGTTCTTATTGTTTGATGTAAACAATGCTATGGATTTCAATTCAGGCACTGACATACCAATATTACTCTTGCTGAATGTGAGGAAAAGATGGAAGAATATATATTTCACCCTCCGCATGAAGTTGAAATAGTGTAACCATTATAAAACTTGACTTATTGCTTGCAGCTCTATTTCAAGTCAAAGGATGTATACAACGAGCTTTGGCAGAATGCATGGGTCATTCCTGCCTTCTGGCAAGTCCTGtcgttttctcttctttgtgtcATATGTGCTCTTTGGGCACCATCTCAGAGTTCAATGCGGTAAGGAGGAACTTTCCTTTCCTCAAATgatccctttcctttttcttaatagAAACTTGTGTTATGTCTTGAAAACACTCACTTGAGCTATAAAACATACTGcttacttttgactttttacCTTTCTTGCAGATATGCTTACTCCTCGGAGACAGGAGATGAATTCGACAAAGAAGAAACCAACTTGATACTTATTAAGCCATCACCCATGCCATCAAAGGATGTCCATAGTGTGCTGGATGCTAGGGCTGGGCATGGTGGCAATGGAGCAGCAGATGGGTTGGAAGAGAAGACAGAGTGAAGTTGCAGCTGGATTATGTTGCCGTGAGGAGGTTCACTTGTTAATCTTTCGACTGTTGGTGACAAGAGATAACAGTTCGTTAGCCTCTCAATCATACAAAGCGCGAAAGTTTACTACAACAGGTTTTTGTCATGGAGATCTTCACTTAAAATCAATGTGCCTCATTTCTTCGTAGATCTTTTACTGTGATTTATTTGTTCATCTGGTCATCGTATACCTTACTGATAGTTGTTACAGATGAGAAACAGAAAATGACTGCTGGTTGCGTTGATCTTCTTATGGACATATGGACGTGTTGTTCTAGTTTCCAGGGAGAGGTTTAAGCATGGATTCAGTCCTTTAACTGCTTCATTATCCTAATGTCATTTTGATGCCTTGTAAAACGATTTATTTTGATCCCTTTGAGTACATTTTACAACAAAACCAGTCTCTTTTCCCAGCGTAATTTGTCAACTTACAAAGGGTTAGCGATCCGTCTTGGCTATGAGCCTCAGCAAACCCTGATAGTCCCGGAAACTTGCCGAATTCTGCGTGGAAGGATTTAAAAATGGGTTGGGGATCAATAACCTGAAAGAAAAAGGGCTTCTTCGAGGATTAAATTGTATTATAGAAAAAGGCAAATGGAAGGGCAGACACAATTGCCCGTCTAAAAACAGTGATGCATTTGGACTTGTCTTCAGGGCATGAATAATACGGAAGTGGGTCGATTCCAAGTGTTAACAAAGATGTGGGATGCTTAAAAGTTGTAAGAGCATCTGATGCATTGAAGCCATCAGCGTCACATCAGTCATCGGGCTAAATTCTGGCGattatgggtgcgtttggtaacgtttatgttctttttttgttccaggaatataaataaaaaaaagtgtttacttAGGAAAACAGTTTTgaaaaagaacgtgtttggtaaacttgttctaataaaaaatgaatgcgaacacgtttggtaaattttattcttttttgtttcttttaatttttttaatatttttaatttttttttaattttttcatttcttttctatttttcttcttttggctggcgATTGGCCGACGGggcggcagcctcgcccggccacggcgaggctcgccggccccgcaacgccgagcctcgccttggccgggtgaggctcggcctcgccggggccggcgcgacgctccgacgaggtcgccctcgacggcgtcgtcggccctcgacggccatggccgaggccgcgaccggccaaagaaaaagaagaaaaaaaagaagaagaaaagagaagagagagaagaagaagcatttcttcaaaatcatttctagtttaagaaacaacttttttgtttctcattttttctttttgtgttccagaaaaaaacaaaaaaaacagaaacgcaaccaaacgcgtttctgttctttttgttctcaggaataaaaaaaataaaaaagtattcaGAAACAGAAATGAGGAATAAAAACATGCATGCCCTATATCGTTCGGTCGTCCACGGCCATTCCGGTAGATTTGAGAATATGCTGGCTTTTTTATTCTGCTGTTATGTTGTTCCCTTGCGAGATAGATGTcaaattaaattgtttttttcagCGCAGCGTAGTTCAAGCTTTGGCTGCATTCAGCAATCTTAACTGTGGAAGGAGTGGACATGCTTCAGCAGATGGCAGCCCAAACATTGCCGAGGACTCCTCTTCTATATATCGACATTGCTAGTTCAGCAACATATGAAAACAGGGGGGGACCAGGATGGGGTTTGGTATGGTGGGGGAAGGGATAATGCAAAGTCAAAAGTTCCTCTCCCGTTTTACATCAATGTCAAGTCTTCATATAAATTAGTTTTCGCAACGGGACAATCATATCAGTATCGACACAAAAACTTGGGGTCTTCCCCTTACATTGGCAGAAACAGAAACGGTTTCGCTATACTTTTTTCAGTCTGACATTGCCAGGTCACAGCAGTATATTTCTGACCTTTTTAACATCGTATATTCATGCCACTCTGATTCTGGAGGTTCACCTACTACAAAAGACATGATGTGAAGTCATACTGCAATTACATTCAAGAAGCTCCGTATAATCTCCTCTCCCAACGGGGTATACTTTGGGGACGACATCAATGAACATGGTCCCTACGGTGTCTATTTCgggaagcaagaagaaaaggatTGATTGCAccatttttatctttaaatatCATGATTTGCGTCGAGAACAGATATTCAGATGTGCACTTATAATTGGCAACCAAAACAGTTACGACATTCGCACGCTCCAGCGACTACACACTCGAGGAACAGGCCATTTCCGTTTTGCACCCGACAGATGGACACAGCACATTGAATTAGCCAAAAGCCCGATGAGAGGCACCTTCCACGACCAGTAGCAACATAAGTTTTTCCATGGTAACCCAACCTTATTCGATCTTAAACAAATTGCATCTCATCTGAGCAAACAAAACGTCATTTAACATTAATTGAATCCTGCGACACTCCCccaataacaaaaaaaacaaaaaattagcaCTGGAATCTGTGTAGCGTATGAACATGCTTGAGCTCACCACGGCACATCTCTGCATCCTGCGCTAGATACCAAATGTGATCTGACAAATAACGTGACTGGCTTTCATTCTATCGGACTATTTCACCATCCAAGGCTCTACAAAGAAGTATAGCATAACGCTGTATAACCCTCTATGCTCAGCAACATTTGCCAACTTGGTGAATACATAAGGAGAAAACGTTAAAAATCATTCCATTTTTCTATAGGCATCGACTCGAGGTTGAGACCTCAGCTTGATCTCAAAGAAATCTGaagctgaaaaaggaaaatcgtCTCTgatataaaaagtaaaaagcaaaGCACACATACAACAGTTACCATATGAACAAATGAAGCATAATCAGAACGTGGTAGTAAAACAAACGACGGGCTTACATCAGAGAAGCATTTGGGTGAGTTTATGCTATTCTGGGGACCTGTACCAGATCTTGCAAGTAGCAACCCAAATAGGATCCCCTTCCAATCAAACTGAATTTGACTGTTCTCCTCAGTAAATCCAAAGGGCAAAGGAATACCAGAGCAGCCATCCCGTCATCGTCACCCAAATGCTCCCCAAAGAATTCAAAGAATGTGTCCTAGATTCTAACGAGCAAAACTCCACTCCACATCATCACTGGGATCTCCTCCTCAGGTGCTGAGATACTGGGTATCCCTCAAAGAAATCCAAGACAGCAGTCTCCAAATCCTCAACTGAGTATTTTATATAGTTCTCTGGGTGCTTCCCACTCTCAATATGGCTTCTGAAGCGCCCTAAGAACGACCTGTAAGCCGGAATCAACTTCTCCGATATAGAAATCCGAAGCTCCTCCCTAAGCTGAGTGTCAGGCACCAACCATGTGGCCTGGGTCCGATGAACCTCCTCAAACATGGCATTGAAAGCCTTGAACCTGTCCCTAAGAGCATTTTTTGACACCCCAGATGAGAAGCTACCACTAACATGTAACCCCTCATCTCTTAGGCAATACAATACCCTAACCCATGTTGCTCGCTGGTAACTAGTCGCTGCCTGCCTAAGTTTGCCGGTCATCTTCCTCAGATAATCGTCACCAATCATTTCCCTCAACTCCGGTGACCCTTTCACCTTTTGAACGATGTAATGTACATTGTTCATCATAAACAGGTGTGCCAGCGAATCATCTCTATAGTGCTTGGACTTGCCCTCCAAATTAAATTGCAGAATCACAATAATCCAAATCAAATGAAGCGCCAGAGCGCTCTTCCCTTCGAATTCCGCAAACTCCATATCTGGGATCGTAGGATCACCTGAGTACCTCGAACCAGTCGACGGCTTTGACACTATGAGCTCGGACAAGGTCGGCTTATAATCTGATATCAAGCTTATGTAGTTCATCACATACCTTGTCAAAGGATGAATCGTCCCACCCGGCACTGGGACCTGTGACGGCTCCCGCAGCACGGCGTTCTCAAACTCAGAAAGAATTCCCCTTGCGGCCTCCCCAAGCCGGGACAGAATCTCGGCTGCCTGAACCCGTATCGACTCAGCTGATTTACACTGAAAAACCACATCGATATCAGGAATCAAATCCATCAGAGCATCGTGGAGGTCCAGAATCTTGAACAGCTTCTCAGGCGACCTTCTGCTTATGCTTATGGCCTCGGCGAAATTAAACAACTGTAAGGCAGGTCCCTTCACAGTCTCCATAAAGCAAGCATCCTCAATTTTAGTACCAATGCCATAGAAAATCTCTTCGCACAGCTTCTTCTCACTTGCGAACAAAACCCTAATGCAAGCCTTGGCCGCGCGAATCCACCGCCTGATTTTCGTCTCCAGAGCTTCCCACTCGAGCCTCTGTATATCCCCAATGCTCAGCTTCTCAAACCCTAACCTCCTGAAACTCGCGTCAACAGCCGACTTCCTCACGCTTCCGTACACTTGAACGCACTCCCTCATGTAACCGCAGGAGATCATCCTCTCCGCGATGCATCGGAGGTCGTAGATCGCCTCGGACGGCACGAGATCAATCTCGCGGATGCTGCTCGTGGACCGATAGCTGATGCTGCTGTTGCTCTTCCTGCTCGATTCGCCCCCCGCTTCGTTGGAGCTCGGATCCAGCGCCTTGGGCGTCGAATCGTCGTCGACGTAGAGGTCGACCTCGGCGCCGTCGGCGGAGGAGATCGACGAGTGGACCGAGGAGCACGACTCGGTCGTGAGCGAGTCAGCCTCGAGTGGACTGGTGTGACTCAGGAGTATGTTGCGGAACTCGTCCTCCAGCCTCGCCATCGCGATCTGGACCGCGGAGCTGACCTTGTCCTCctgctcgccgccgccgccgccgccgccgccgccccctcctCCCCCGCCCTCGGACAGGCTGACGGACGACATGGAGCGGTGGAGCTCGTCGACGGCGCTGAGGTAGCGGTCGATCTCGTCGCGGTCGGACTGGAAGATCATCTTCTCCCGGCCGTCCTCGGAGGCCGTGGAGTCCCACCGGAGGATGATCTCCTCGGCGGCGTCGACGGGCATGGGGCCGCGTGGGGTCTGTTCCGGCGAGTCCATGATCGGAAGCCGAAATCAAGAAAACAGCAGAACGAAGAAAGAAGGGATTTTGACGAGAGCCCCGAATCGGTCGATCGATTTCTTCTGGTGGGTTTTGCACAATTattgggaagaagatgaagagagagagagagagagagagtttttcgCAGACTGTTTTTGGCTTTTtgcaagagaagagagagagagagagttgctaCTACTGGTGCTTGGAGAGTTTCTTTTCCCCCACTGATTGATTGGgagttttcttttaaatttccaggcaaaaggaaggaaggaaggaccaacgagattttctttttctgttttttttatcctctttttttttcgcgGGGATTGCGATTGGGTCTGCGAGTGCGAAGGCAAAAGCGcctagattttattttattttattttatttattcatttatttatttttaatgtggGGGTGGCGGGTTTTGTCTGAAATCTGAGTTGTGGGGTTTTGATTTTTCAGTGGTCGATACTGCCGTGGAAAacgtaagagagagagagagagagaatggtttttttctttcctttcggaGACCTTTTTCTCCTTCCCGGGTGGCATCATTTGACAGTTGACCTTTGGCGTGCCGGAGAGCGGGATTTTCGCGGGGAATATTCCGGCGGGATCGCCGGAGCACACGTTTCTCGATCTGCTTCAGCTTCCTGGATTACATTTGTATAATTAACGGATGGCATGCGCGCCTTTATGAATTCCCCCTGGATATCCGTCCACGAACCTCAATCGGTCCTTTACGAGACACTACAAAGTTTCTTTTCTAtgtattttattcattttttggtcagaaatatCTTTTCTATGTTTGGACTTTAGTTTTTAGTCTGTACAATTTTGCTGAAGCCTGAATAATGAGCGATCAAATGTTGTTCTCATCAATTCTTAGGATTAACTTGTTCCGACTTGGTTCATCCAAAGTTGCCCCGGTCACCATGGATGGGCTTCCCGCTGTGGTTAGCAGCATGCTGTGTAGCTGTTGCCATGGAGGCAAGATCCAGATTCTCGCTCTATGATGGATGcgatcaccaccaccaccacggcATTCGCCGTTGAGTGGGCGGGACCAATGTGACAATAGTGGTCCTGCGGCTATCAAGTCTCCTTTTGCCACgtctaatctttttttctttttttcttctttatagcacgtgagatttttttttttttgttactttttacttttcatgatCACGTTAGTGATGGATGtagctattaaaaaaaaaaaaatagtaacttTAGATTGTCGCCTTAATTTTCTGTCACCGACTTATCACTTAGATAGCCACATTTAACTAGATGACTAATGGTGATACATTTTAAAATGCACGGAAACGATTTTggataaaaagcaaaagaaaaaaagaaaaagaagtggaCGGACCATTTTGAATTTCagacaaaaataaaggaaatacccacctaaaataaaatgtaaattaGCAACACCGTTGAAAATTAGATTAATGCATACGTGAGTCAAGCATTCTCCTTCAACCCAATTGCAGGATCACAAATTGCTCGGCATATAAATTTCGAACCACAGCCACCTGTAAAAACGCACATCAGTCATTATCGTCGGGAATTTCGTGGAAACCATTTTACCTAACTAGTCTAATCCCATTTTTTgacccaaaagagaaaaaagtggTCTATGACATTTTCTAAAAGTGACGTTTCTTGGAGGAATTGTGTTCTGATGTTCTTATCAGGAATAGCATGTACCATAAATAACGATTATTTACATTGGAAAAGCACAAAAGGCGTTTAGTGTTAAAACTTTACTTCCAAAGTATGCGGGGCCTAGTTGCAAAATAGCAATCTCAGTACATTTCGACCACTAGTAATTCGACGTAGTATATTTGTGGTCAATGCACAATAGCAACTAATCAAAGGGACGGGCACGATCAACGGAGAGAGCAATGGGTCCTAGAGGTTCCCTAGTGCTAGTCCAATTCTCGATCTCATGAAATTGGAACTGGTATTTTTTGTCCGATTCCAATGATGAAACCATCCGAACCGGACCATACTAGACCTATTAttacttttaatttaaaaaaaaaatcttttaaagaaCTTATATCCTATCCACAATCACCCTCGCTCTTTCCCTGTTTCTCTCATGCTCTCTTTTTGCTCTCATGCCAATCATACATTTCTTAAAAATctggaatgatgatgatgatgatgatgatgaagaagatgaaagctAACATGCTACCTAGCTCCAACTCTCCAAGTCCTCAGGCACCTCCCCTCACGACTCATTGTCTCCCTTCACACTCACAGTTCACAGTATGCGT
The window above is part of the Eucalyptus grandis isolate ANBG69807.140 chromosome 6, ASM1654582v1, whole genome shotgun sequence genome. Proteins encoded here:
- the LOC104449394 gene encoding exocyst complex component EXO70A1-like; protein product: MDSPEQTPRGPMPVDAAEEIILRWDSTASEDGREKMIFQSDRDEIDRYLSAVDELHRSMSSVSLSEGGGGGGGGGGGGGGEQEDKVSSAVQIAMARLEDEFRNILLSHTSPLEADSLTTESCSSVHSSISSADGAEVDLYVDDDSTPKALDPSSNEAGGESSRKSNSSISYRSTSSIREIDLVPSEAIYDLRCIAERMISCGYMRECVQVYGSVRKSAVDASFRRLGFEKLSIGDIQRLEWEALETKIRRWIRAAKACIRVLFASEKKLCEEIFYGIGTKIEDACFMETVKGPALQLFNFAEAISISRRSPEKLFKILDLHDALMDLIPDIDVVFQCKSAESIRVQAAEILSRLGEAARGILSEFENAVLREPSQVPVPGGTIHPLTRYVMNYISLISDYKPTLSELIVSKPSTGSRYSGDPTIPDMEFAEFEGKSALALHLIWIIVILQFNLEGKSKHYRDDSLAHLFMMNNVHYIVQKVKGSPELREMIGDDYLRKMTGKLRQAATSYQRATWVRVLYCLRDEGLHVSGSFSSGVSKNALRDRFKAFNAMFEEVHRTQATWLVPDTQLREELRISISEKLIPAYRSFLGRFRSHIESGKHPENYIKYSVEDLETAVLDFFEGYPVSQHLRRRSQ
- the LOC104449391 gene encoding transmembrane protein 87A gives rise to the protein MARRGGGGVVLALALLCASLLRASHGSVHEYNGDLFVSKGNAFFVHGGSEGIYSSSSSSPTSGPNETAAAVPSNGESYIKFEKIKFRRPKEYANFSSEFIHAIVFEVEDRETIGGSAYGGQRAVCCTADLAKLGVCKQGLIIHRPSLKNIDWPQVFGVSFGIDEEVVTMPAKSIPITGTGMYNLYFIHCDPDLKELTVEGKTIWKNPTGYLPGRMAPLMNFYGFMSFAFVILGVFWFSQYARFWREVLPLQNCITLVITLGMFEMALWYFDYAEFNETGIRPIGITVWAVTFGTIKRTVARLIILMVAMGYGVVRPTLGGISSKVIMLGLTFFLASEVLELVENAGAVSDLSGKARLFLVLPVGLLDAFFILWIFSSLSATLSKLQARRMMVKLDIYRKFTNALAVAVIVSVGWLCYELYFKSKDVYNELWQNAWVIPAFWQVLSFSLLCVICALWAPSQSSMRYAYSSETGDEFDKEETNLILIKPSPMPSKDVHSVLDARAGHGGNGAADGLEEKTE